A single genomic interval of Numenius arquata chromosome 14, bNumArq3.hap1.1, whole genome shotgun sequence harbors:
- the NUBP2 gene encoding cytosolic Fe-S cluster assembly factor NUBP2 yields MEEAAAERSNLAGVRHILLVLSGKGGVGKSTISTELALSLRHSGKKVGILDVDLCGPSIPRMFRVQDNDVHQCDSGWVPVFVDQDKSISLMSIGFLLEKPDDAVVWRGPKKNALIKQFIADVAWGDLDFLIVDTPPGTSDEHISTVEALRPYKPLGAILVTTPQAVSVGDVRRELTFCKKTGLRVLGIVENMSGFVCPHCSECTNIFSKGGGEELAKHAGVPFLGCVPLDPQLSQSLEEGRDFIREFPKSSAFPALARIAQQILDGTSQRSS; encoded by the exons ATGGAGGAGGCGGCAGCGG AGAGAAGCAACCTGGCCGGGGTGCGGCACATCCTGTTGGTGCTCTCCGGGAAGGGGGGTGTGGGGAAGAGCACCATCTCCACCGAGTTGGCTCTGTCTCTACGGCATTCCGGGAAGAAG GTGGGGATCCTGGATGTGGACCTGTGTGGCCCCAGCATTCCCCGCATGTTCCGGGTGCAAGACAACGACGTGCACCAGTGCGACAGCGGCTGGGTCCCCGTCTTTGTGGACCAAGACAAAAGCATCTCACTCATGTCCATCGGCTTCCTGCTGGAGAAGCCAGATGATGCCGTGGTGTGGAGAGGACCCAAGAAAAATG CTTTGATCAAACAATTTATTGCTGACGTGGCCTGGGGGGACCTGGACTTCCTCATCGTGGACACACCACCGGGCACATCCGATGAGCACATCTCCACGGTGGAGGCCTTGCGGCCCTACAAGCCCCTTGGAGCAATCCTGGTCACAACGCCCCAG GCCGTGTCTGTGGGAGATGTGAGGCGAGAGCTGACGTTCTGCAAGAAGACGGGCTTACGAGTGCTCGGCATCGTGGAGAACATGAGCGGCTTTGTCTGCCCACACTGTTCC GAGTGCACAAACATCTTCTCCAAAGGGGGAGGTGAGGAGCTGGCCAAGCACGCCGGGGTCCCCTTCCTAG GCTGTGTTCCCCTGGACCCCCAGCTCAGCCAGAGCTTGGAGGAAGGCCGAGACTTCATCCGAGAGTTTCCCAAGagctctgccttccctgccttgGCTCGCATCGCCCAGCAGATCTTGGATGGTACGTCGCAGCGGAGTTCCTGA
- the SPSB3 gene encoding SPRY domain-containing SOCS box protein 3 isoform X1, translating to MEPARTMADLIRTSTDAYLSRNSMARRTRSSRAWHFVLSGVRREVDTRAVALATGTRGWGYDSDGQHSDSDSEPEFSSLSPSIPSAIPVTGESYCNCENQSEAPYCSSLHALHRVKDCQCGEEDEYFDWVWDDLNKSTATLLTCDNRKVNFHMEYSCGTAAIRGNKELADGQHFWEIKMTSPVYGTDMMVGIGTSDVNLDKYRHTFCSLLGKDEDSWGLSYTGLLHHKGDKTNFSSRFGQGSIIGVHLDTWHGTLTFFKNRKCIGVAATKLQNKKFYPMVCSTAAKSSMKVIRSCASCTSLQYLCCYRLRQLLPDYVDTLEVLPLPPGLKQVLHNKLGWVLSMNYNTSKPSSSSSSSSSSGSDSDSSCGSDAEACQRKRCRRT from the exons ATGGAGCCCGCACGCACCATGGCGGACCTCATCCGCACCTCCACGGACG CTTACCTCTCTCGGAACAGCATGGCGCGACGCACCCGGAGCAGCAGGGCCTGGCACTTCGTCTTGAGCGGGGTGCGGCGTGAGGTGGACACCCGGGCGGTCGCCTTGGCCACCGGCACGCGCGGCTGGGGCTACGACTCCGATGGGCAG CACAGCGACTCGGATTCGGAGCCGGAGTTTTCTTCCCTCTCGCCTTCCATCCCCAGCGCCATCCCCGTCACCGGAGAGTCCTACTGCAACTGCGAGAACCAGAGCGAAGCGCCCTACTGCTCCAGCCTGCACGCCCTCCACCGCGTCAAGGACTGCCAGTGCGGCGAGGAGGACGAGT ATTTCGACTGGGTGTGGGACGACCTGAATAAGTCGACGGCCACCCTGCTGACCTGCGACAACCGCAAGGTGAACTTCCACATGGAGTACAGCTGCGGCACCGCCGCCATCCGGGGCAACAAAGAGCTGGCAGACGGGCAGCACTTCTGGGAGATCAAGATGACCTCCCCGGTCTACGGCACAGACATG ATGGTGGGAATTGGGACGTCGGATGTGAATCTGGACAAGTACCGTCACACCTTTTGCAGCCTGCTGGGCAAGGATGAGGACAGCTGGGGACTGTCCTACACAG gaCTACTGCATCACAAGGGAGACAAAACAAACTTCTCTTCGAGGTTTGGCCAAGGCTCCATCATCGGGGTACATTTGGACACGTGGCACGGGACGCTCACGTTCTTCAAGAACCGCAAATGCATAG GCGTAGCCGCTACCAAGCTGCAGAACAAGAAGTTTTACCCCATGGTGTGCTCGACGGCGGCCAAGAGCAGCATGAAGGTGATCCGCTCCTGCGCCAGCTGCACCTCCCTCCAGTATCTCTGCTGTTACCGCCTGCGCCAGCTCCTGCCCGACTACGTAGACACGCTGGAGGTGCTGCCGTTGCCACCAGGACTCAAGCAGGTGCTGCACAACAAACTGGGGTGGGTCTTGAGCATGAACTATAACACGTcgaagccttcctcctcctcctcctcctcctcctcctcgggaaGCGATTCAGATAGCTCCTGTGGCTCGGATGCAGAGGCCTGCCAAAGGAAGAGGTGCAGGAGGACATAA
- the SPSB3 gene encoding SPRY domain-containing SOCS box protein 3 isoform X2, with protein sequence MARRTRSSRAWHFVLSGVRREVDTRAVALATGTRGWGYDSDGQHSDSDSEPEFSSLSPSIPSAIPVTGESYCNCENQSEAPYCSSLHALHRVKDCQCGEEDEYFDWVWDDLNKSTATLLTCDNRKVNFHMEYSCGTAAIRGNKELADGQHFWEIKMTSPVYGTDMMVGIGTSDVNLDKYRHTFCSLLGKDEDSWGLSYTGLLHHKGDKTNFSSRFGQGSIIGVHLDTWHGTLTFFKNRKCIGVAATKLQNKKFYPMVCSTAAKSSMKVIRSCASCTSLQYLCCYRLRQLLPDYVDTLEVLPLPPGLKQVLHNKLGWVLSMNYNTSKPSSSSSSSSSSGSDSDSSCGSDAEACQRKRCRRT encoded by the exons ATGGCGCGACGCACCCGGAGCAGCAGGGCCTGGCACTTCGTCTTGAGCGGGGTGCGGCGTGAGGTGGACACCCGGGCGGTCGCCTTGGCCACCGGCACGCGCGGCTGGGGCTACGACTCCGATGGGCAG CACAGCGACTCGGATTCGGAGCCGGAGTTTTCTTCCCTCTCGCCTTCCATCCCCAGCGCCATCCCCGTCACCGGAGAGTCCTACTGCAACTGCGAGAACCAGAGCGAAGCGCCCTACTGCTCCAGCCTGCACGCCCTCCACCGCGTCAAGGACTGCCAGTGCGGCGAGGAGGACGAGT ATTTCGACTGGGTGTGGGACGACCTGAATAAGTCGACGGCCACCCTGCTGACCTGCGACAACCGCAAGGTGAACTTCCACATGGAGTACAGCTGCGGCACCGCCGCCATCCGGGGCAACAAAGAGCTGGCAGACGGGCAGCACTTCTGGGAGATCAAGATGACCTCCCCGGTCTACGGCACAGACATG ATGGTGGGAATTGGGACGTCGGATGTGAATCTGGACAAGTACCGTCACACCTTTTGCAGCCTGCTGGGCAAGGATGAGGACAGCTGGGGACTGTCCTACACAG gaCTACTGCATCACAAGGGAGACAAAACAAACTTCTCTTCGAGGTTTGGCCAAGGCTCCATCATCGGGGTACATTTGGACACGTGGCACGGGACGCTCACGTTCTTCAAGAACCGCAAATGCATAG GCGTAGCCGCTACCAAGCTGCAGAACAAGAAGTTTTACCCCATGGTGTGCTCGACGGCGGCCAAGAGCAGCATGAAGGTGATCCGCTCCTGCGCCAGCTGCACCTCCCTCCAGTATCTCTGCTGTTACCGCCTGCGCCAGCTCCTGCCCGACTACGTAGACACGCTGGAGGTGCTGCCGTTGCCACCAGGACTCAAGCAGGTGCTGCACAACAAACTGGGGTGGGTCTTGAGCATGAACTATAACACGTcgaagccttcctcctcctcctcctcctcctcctcctcgggaaGCGATTCAGATAGCTCCTGTGGCTCGGATGCAGAGGCCTGCCAAAGGAAGAGGTGCAGGAGGACATAA
- the EME2 gene encoding LOW QUALITY PROTEIN: probable crossover junction endonuclease EME2 (The sequence of the model RefSeq protein was modified relative to this genomic sequence to represent the inferred CDS: inserted 2 bases in 1 codon; substituted 1 base at 1 genomic stop codon): MAPRVKTEEEKEVLVLVELEDFLKHLFSLIWVIESSEPDLAQVLYSRVALRSQRELPPAREQVAWSKLSFISSFKSDLNLEGAGQAPNPGKQRPSSQPGPELAVTLEEIQEVLVVLQLWGDIKVLDTWQEFGQDVSALTTAMAKCPYKWLESQEVPFCTARAWTSGVXVEKDGTEVQRVWKRQLQRFNXTSPATAAYPSPSLLLQRSCFRRIGVTALSLYAGGITHNSERARGLFANDEKQLQLSDIPVKSDVSGKDHRVGPDLSHRIYLITLPQLSIPLAGKLAVSYQSWGMVGTGAGCEC, encoded by the exons ATGGCCCCACGGGTGAAgactgaagaggagaaagaggtGTTGGTGTTGGTAGAGCTGGAAGATTTTCTTAAGCACCTCTTTTCCCTAATTTGGGTGATAGAGAGTTCCGAGCCAGACCTAGCCCAAGTGCTCTACAGCAGAGTCGCTCTGCGGAGTCAAc GGGAGCTGCCACCAGCCAGGGAGCAGGTGGCCTGGAGCAAACTCAGCTTTATCTCCAGCTTCAAGTCAGACTTGAACTTGGAAG GAGCAGGGCAGGCACCGAACCCTGGAAAGCAACGTCCCAGTTCCCAGCCCGgcccagagctggctgtgacTCTGGAGGAGATACAGGAG gtgctggtggtgctgcagCTGTGGGGTGACATCAAAGTGCTAGACACGTGGCAGGAATTTGGCCAGGATGTCTCTGCGCTGACAACGGCAATGGCAAAATGCCCGTACAA ATGGCTGGAGTCGCAGGAGGTGCCTTTCTGCACTGCCAGGGCCTGGACCAGTGGGGTGTGAGTGGAGAAGGATGGCACAGAAGTCCAGCGGGTGTGGAAGAGACAACTCCAGCGGTTTAA AACCAGCCCTGCAACAGCGGCATATCCCTCCCCGAGCCTCCTGTTACAG CGTAGCTGCTTCAGAAGAATCGGTGTAACAGCTCTGTCCTTGTACGCTGGAGGGATAACACACAACTCTGAGCGTGCGAGAGGCCTGTTTGCAAACG atgaaaaacaactCCAGCTGAGTGACATCCCAGTGAAATCGGACGTCAGTGGAAAAGACCACCGTGTTGGTCCAGACTTATCCCACCGCATCTACCTCATCACG CTGCCCCAGCTTTCTATCCCCTTGGCTGGAAAGCTGGCTGTCTCCTACCAGAGCTGGGGAATGGTTGGAACAGGGGCTGGATGTGAGTGTTAG
- the NME3 gene encoding nucleoside diphosphate kinase 3, which yields MICLVLGLFAGLFQSAFGGASERTFVAIKPDGVQRHLVGEIIRRFERKGLQLVGLKLLQASEELLKEHYIALRDRPFYSRLVKYMSSGPVVAMVWQGLDVVKTVRTMIGETNPADSRPGTIRGDFCVEVSKNVIHGSDSVESARQEISLWFRPEELTCWEDTAEHWIYA from the exons ATGATCTGCCTGGTGCTGGGGCTCTTCGCCGGCCTCTTCCAGAGCG CCTTTGGcggggccagcgagcgcacctTCGTGGCCATCAAACCGGACGGGGTCCAGCGGCACCTGGTCGGGGAGATCATCCGGCGGTTCGAGAGGaaggggctgcagctggtggggcTCAAGCTCCTGCAG GCCTCGGAGGAGCTGCTGAAAGAGCACTACATCGCCCTTCGCGACCGTCCCTTCTACAGCCGGCTGGTGAAGTACATGAGCTCTGGGCCCGTGGTGGCCATG GTCTGGCAGGGCCTGGATGTGGTCAAGACAGTTCGCACAATGATTGGGGAGACTAACCCAGCCGATTCCAGGCCTGGCACCATCCGAGGGGACTTCTGCGTTGAAGTCAGCAA GAATGTGATCCACGGCAGCGACTCGGTTGAGAGTGCCCGGCAGGAGATCTCCCTCTGGTTCCGCCCGGAGGAGCTGACTTGCTGGGAGGACACGGCCGAGCACTGGATCTACGCGTGA